ACACTTAATCTCTCCGACTactatttaatctttttccaGCACGAGATAGTCTCTTTCAGCACTATTTAACCCTCTTACAGCAATATCTACTCTGCTGATAGCATCATTTTGTCTGATATACATTTATtgacatatttaaaatattttcaaatagcGCCATCTATGAAGTGTTTGCTAAAATTATACTCCCTTCATCAAATTATcatactaaaaattttaaataataaccttattatattaaaataaatattaaattaaattattataaacaaccacttttaattaatatctcaaaatttttaataatatctcaTTAATCCATAACTAAATTAATACCTACTTTATCGACACCGTCAATTGTCATCTAACTGTCACTTTGACAAGTTCAGTGttcttaaacatttttaatgattgtGCTGTGATTGTTGTGTTCCCttttaaagaaagaaaaaagtctTTTTTACCTTGCCGTTAAggcaatttttcaaataaaattaaaggtgtataaaaaaatgcaaGGGGTTGCTAATAAAACTACGAAAATGTCGAAATGATCATCTTTGtttaaattggatttttttctttgccgTGGGAGAAGAGTTTTTGGttttgatttgttttgttCTAAATGGTATGGCTGTAAATTTACCAAATATGCCTGTAAGAAAATATAGACGCGAAACGAGCGAAGTAAGCGGTTGCTTAAAGTATatgatttttggttttaacgtTTTGTTTTGGGTAAGAATTGatgaataactttttaataatgtttgttaaaatatgatttaaaatcttCAAGTTATTGGGATTGGGGATTTTAACTGTTGGAGTTTGGGCATGGAGCGAAAAAGACACATTCAATAATCTATCAAAAATTGCAAATGTAGCATTAGATCCCGCGTTTATATTGATTTGTATAGGTAGGAATGAAATCATTTATGActcattattttaatattaataatctttCTTTAGGAACTGTTACTTTTGTGATTGGTTTTACGGGTTGTGTGGGAGCATTAAGAGAAAACACCTGTTTATTAGCAACAGTGAGTCTCTTTCACTATTTGTTAAGATTTGACACACTTTACTAACACAAtttcactttatttttttttaatttattattattcacttTCAGTATGCCATTTTTCTATCGGTCTTGTTGTTATTTGAAATGACCGCTGGAATATtaggatttatttttaaagattggGTAAAAGcattatcttttatttataaaactcattttaaattgtttttttttatttttagattaaatcTCAAGCAACAATAggatttcaaacatttattatacattataGGGAAGATCCTGATCAACAGAATTTAATCGATTGGATTCAAGAAGACTgggtaaacatttttttgttttaaaattaataaattgaatcagtgaaattcaaaattcacagttaaatattaaattttgatgttgaaaTGTCAGAATTGATGAATATCAATACTTAATGtggaaatatcaaatttattagTTATCTTAAATCAGTGCAAATATCTTTTGAATACAGTTATAACCTGTATTAAGTAATAATCCCCA
This region of Onthophagus taurus isolate NC chromosome 3, IU_Otau_3.0, whole genome shotgun sequence genomic DNA includes:
- the LOC111416184 gene encoding tetraspanin-5 isoform X1; protein product: MAVNLPNMPVRKYRRETSEVSGCLKYMIFGFNVLFWLLGLGILTVGVWAWSEKDTFNNLSKIANVALDPAFILICIGTVTFVIGFTGCVGALRENTCLLATYAIFLSVLLLFEMTAGILGFIFKDWIKSQATIGFQTFIIHYREDPDQQNLIDWIQEDWLQCCGIEGPKDWDRNNYFNCSSKAVGSSEACGVPFSCCKRKPNEIIKNKLCGYDVRKPGFRGERHIFERGCLRAGEEWIESNLVPVAAVTVGVMVLKSNVPNTINEQGCLQAIEEWTERNMISLASCVIFILFFQILGICFAQNLRADIFAQKAKWH
- the LOC111416184 gene encoding tetraspanin-5 isoform X2 yields the protein MAVNLPNMPVRKYRRETSEVSGCLKYMIFGFNVLFWLLGLGILTVGVWAWSEKDTFNNLSKIANVALDPAFILICIGTVTFVIGFTGCVGALRENTCLLATYAIFLSVLLLFEMTAGILGFIFKDWIKSQATIGFQTFIIHYREDPDQQNLIDWIQEDWLQCCGIEGPKDWDRNNYFNCSSKAVGSSEACGVPFSCCKRKPNEIIKNKLCGYDVRKPGFSNVPNTINEQGCLQAIEEWTERNMISLASCVIFILFFQILGICFAQNLRADIFAQKAKWH
- the LOC111416184 gene encoding tetraspanin-5 isoform X3 is translated as MAVNLPNMPVRKYRRETSEVSGCLKYMIFGFNVLFWLLGLGILTVGVWAWSEKDTFNNLSKIANVALDPAFILICIGTVTFVIGFTGCVGALRENTCLLATYAIFLSVLLLFEMTAGILGFIFKDWIKSQATIGFQTFIIHYREDPDQQNLIDWIQEDWLQCCGIEGPKDWDRNNYFNCSSKAVGSSEACGVPFSCCKRKPNEIIKNKLCGYDVRKPGFRGERHIFERGCLRAGEEWIESNLVPVAAVTVGVMVLKILGICFAQNLRADIFAQKAKWH